Proteins encoded together in one Miscanthus floridulus cultivar M001 chromosome 16, ASM1932011v1, whole genome shotgun sequence window:
- the LOC136511005 gene encoding uncharacterized protein: MDGGSSLNIMYANMLDEMGIDRTNLYPIRAPFHSVVPGKQAMPLGQIDLTITFGDQFNYRTETLTFDVVGFPETFHAILGRLCYAKFMAVPNYTYLKLKMPGPHRVITVSTSF; encoded by the coding sequence atggacggaggtagcagcctcaacatcatgtacgccaatatgctcgacgagatgggcatcgatcGAACAAACCTCTACCcgatccgagcgcctttccacagTGTCGTGCCTGgtaagcaggccatgccactggggcagatcgatctgaccatcacctttggggatcagttcaattataggactgagaccctcaccttcgacgtggtGGGGTTCCCCgaaactttccacgccatcctaggacgactgtgctacgcgaagttcatggccgtccccaactacacatacctcaagctgaagatgccaggcccacacagggtcatcaccgtcagcacctccttctag